A genomic segment from Chelonoidis abingdonii isolate Lonesome George chromosome 24, CheloAbing_2.0, whole genome shotgun sequence encodes:
- the DPM2 gene encoding dolichol phosphate-mannose biosynthesis regulatory protein isoform X1: MLSLCSVVELLNIPNYWGSQHHRVTGHARSEAGPSPPIIESSRKGATAMDQLVGFGLVAFSLLLFVYYTIWIIILPFIDSDHGIHKFFLPREYSVTIPVVAGLLLVLFVGVFIVIVMWKNRKPAKTD; the protein is encoded by the exons ATG CTTAGCTTGTGTAGTGTAGTAGAACTACTCAACATTCCCAACTACTGGGGAAGCCAGCACCATCGTGTTACCGGGCATGCCAGGAGTGAGGCTGGTCCTTCACCTCCTATTATCGAGtcctcaaggaagggt GCTACAGCAATGGACCAGCTTGTGGGATTTGGCTTGGTAGCCTTTAGCCTCCTCCTTTTCGTTTACTACACCATCTGGATTATTATACTG CCCTTCATTGACAGCGATCACGGGATTCATAAGTTCTTCTTGCCCAGGGAGTATTCGGTTACCATTCCTGTGGTTGCAGGGCTCCTTCTGGTGCTGTTTGTAG gggtttttatagtgATTGTGATGTGGAAGAACAGAAAACCTGCAAAGACAGACTGA
- the DPM2 gene encoding dolichol phosphate-mannose biosynthesis regulatory protein isoform X2, which translates to MATAMDQLVGFGLVAFSLLLFVYYTIWIIILPFIDSDHGIHKFFLPREYSVTIPVVAGLLLVLFVGVFIVIVMWKNRKPAKTD; encoded by the exons ATG GCTACAGCAATGGACCAGCTTGTGGGATTTGGCTTGGTAGCCTTTAGCCTCCTCCTTTTCGTTTACTACACCATCTGGATTATTATACTG CCCTTCATTGACAGCGATCACGGGATTCATAAGTTCTTCTTGCCCAGGGAGTATTCGGTTACCATTCCTGTGGTTGCAGGGCTCCTTCTGGTGCTGTTTGTAG gggtttttatagtgATTGTGATGTGGAAGAACAGAAAACCTGCAAAGACAGACTGA